Genomic DNA from Kluyveromyces lactis strain NRRL Y-1140 chromosome C complete sequence:
agaattgaaaataataagTATAATTTTGCTTCATCTTGCAACGGTAACTGAAGTTGTAGGAGAGCCTGCTCTTTTCGGTATCTTGCTAACAGAAGAGGGAGACAACGACATTGTATCTGACTCTTCCATAGGTCTGCCAGATGATCGTCTCCTTCTTGAACCACACATAATAGAGGATGCTCTGCGTGGTAAAGATTCGATACCTGTAGATAAATTCGGAGTTAACATTGTGCTGCCAGTTCTCAAAGTGGGGGAGTAACCTTCCATGAAATCAATTTCGTTTTTTGTAACTGAGTTACGTTTCCGTTGCAATTCTGGTGTTAAGTTATCCAGCAGTTgtgatgacgaagatggTCGTCTTGAATTTGCCGCACTAGAAGTACCTGTTATGTTACCCATTCCAACGCCCAGTAAGCCTGACGTCGACTGTTGTTGTGACGACAATTGTAACTGACTTAAGGACGAAGAGCTCGAGGAATTCGGTCTGGATGCCGACACTGGGTCGAGACTCATTGAAACGTCCGAATTATGCAGATTACTTGAcaattggttcaaagaCCGCCTCAACCGTACGTTCTCCTCTCTCAACAAATCtatctctttcaacagtCTCATCACCATCGcatcttgttctttttccatttgatTGATAATCTCCTCGCTTGACAAGCGTCTACCAGAATGATGAGGAGGATGGAATGATCCAGGAGATGGTGGTGTACTATAAGCCGATGATTGTGACCCACGCTTAGTCCGCTTTGCAGTCTTGCCAGGGGAGGGAACCCTAAAAAAAGGCTTCTTCCTGAAGTCATCTTCTGATTCACTATCAGTAACAACAGCAATGGTATCTTGTGGTCTCATACCTTTTTGATCTGGTTTCTTCAATCCTAAAAACTTATTCTCACTTAACTCCGTACTCAACTGTGGTCTGTTCATATTCATCTTTGACAATCTCTTAAGAATAGTTCAACCTTTTGTAATTTTCAGATTTGTTTTTTAAACTTCTCGAGAAATCGCTACCACAATATTAATGATCTCTCTCTTTCTAACGTCTTTTTATCCTATTGCCTTTAGTTTCTAACTAACTTCTCCTTTTAACTAATTTGTCTTGTCTTCACGTCTTGCACTATCCAAATCGTTATCTATATGTGAATGACTTAAGGGGACAAAGGATTAATCagcttttttcttttttcctctttggtcttttttttttatctttccTACTGTATTACAAAGATCAAACACAAGCTTACAAAAACTAACAATAATACGTATATACACATATCAGTAATTATTaatgatatatatacattgGGCATATAAAGTGAAAAACGTGCAACTAAATGTTTCTCATAAACAATGGGAATTAGCAGGATACTTTTATACTGCATGGTTGATCGTATCAGGCACATCAATTCAACATTAGCTCAACATCAGGACACATTTCCAATGCTTTGATCTAAGCCTAATAGTTGTCATTGACGAAACCATTACTCTTACTTTTCCTGTATAGCTGTCATCTTTACGctttttgttcttgatttttCCATAGTAACTGATGGATTTTTCTTAGTTTCATTCAACAGAAGTGATATCTTATACGAAGCGTGACAGAAAGCTGTCACAAAGGTTAGGAATTACAGAGTCAATTGAGAgcattttccttttttttcttcttccgtTGAGACTACGAATTTACGTTGAGACTTTGATAGGGTTCGGCCTGTTGAGAGATTTGTAAGTAATAACGAGGCTTAATATTTTTAGTTAACATTTTTCTTGTATGCAGGTAAGGCTTACAAAGACCAggtcattttttttttttttttttttggtttattTTTGGTCTTGGTCTTAGTTTTCGTGGAAACTCTTAGAGTCAGCCGGGGGTGAGTAGTTGGCAGGGATGTGGCTCGTTCAAGGATGCTGTGAAAGACGGAATGTTGATTGTCATTCAAAACCTAAATTTTGGACGGTCCTTGTTCTAGTAGAAGGGGGATTGTAGGATGGGATTATCATTATAATACATTTAGAAACGTTATGGGTCAATTCTAGGCCTTATACAGTATTTAGTTAGAAGTAGTACCCGTTGTTACGGTCAGTGAGCGgtgtttgattttttttcagttttgagaagaagattatcTCCGTATTCATTGAGTGTTTATCCAGCCTGTGAGATGAGGTGGATGTGGGGTGGGGGTGTGGGTGTGGGTAGATGAACTCCGAATTCAACAGTTATTGTAATTTCCCACTTCTTGTTCTGTTATTTGTCTTACCTCTGGTTCACGTGACCATTACTGTACACATTTGGATCATGGTTGGGGTCGATGTCAGGTACTGAAAGGGAAGGGTTTAGGTTTAGGACGTTGCTTGCTGCCGAGACGGCAGCAGCGGCGGCcgcagcagcagcagcagcattGTTGGAACCATCATTTTGGTCACTTTGAGTACTCTCCGTATCATCGGTCCTTGAATGCTGGATATCCAAGTATCTAACAACTTTTTTGAGTAGCGCGTCGTGACTTTCCAACATCTTGGTTAACTTCTCAACgttttcatttattttgTTCAAAGTTTTGTTGGTAATATCATCTGTGGGTGAAGAAGTACCGCTAAATTTCCGTTTCCTTATCAGATTTGATGAGCTGAGACGATGTAGATCGTTGTGAATACGTTGTTGCTGCGGATTGTGGTGGTTATGGTGGTAGAAATGGCTCGAGGACGACAAGGAATTGTTTCTGATGCCAATTTTATTGCTGTTAGATACCATCGCGTGTGAGTCCTCGTCGCTGCTGTTACCGGTGATATTACCATCATCGATTTCAAGAGGCTCCATGAGACTTAACCTTTTCCGATTTGAGCTATCCCTTTGTTTAGCAGCCTCCAACGCAGTGTTGTATTCTGATATTATCTGTTTGACATTTTCTGGCAACATCTCCCCTTGAGTCTTGAAAGTGTACACTATTTGATCCATCCGCTTACGCATGTGTTTGGGATCGGAAAAGGGGAATCCAGTCCTTTCCTTGAATAGCAAATACGCCTTGGAGTAATTTACATGGTTGGAGCTGTTCAATTGATCGATAAATATTTGCATCAATTCACAGTCTCTATCTGAATTGATATTAAACCAGTCACGTGCAATGAATCTTCTATCATTCTTTGAAGCGATACTGCCATTAGTCTGGTTGTGATGATGCATGCTTCCATTCTGCTGGTCATGTCCCGATAACCTTTTTCCAGATTCCTCATTTGTAACTCTACCACCTGAAACGCCAACAGCGGTATCTTCAGAAGGAATCCCAGTTAAACCAGAATCAATCTCAAATGCACTAGCGTCCATTATTAGTCGTAGtatttgatagaaaataagaaaagTTCTGACAGTACtgcagaaacagaaataaCCCAGATAGTAAGTATGTATCGATCTTCCTTTCAATATATGTCACTTATCTTAGTTGCTAGctttcatcaatatttCTCAACCTTAATgtatttcatcaaaagtaAATAATAACGAGACAAGCCTATGAATCTTGTTTCTGGTTCTTTGTTCCCAAAAATTAATTTCTCGCCTccaaaaactgaaaaaaaaaagagtcAGGTTCCttgatattcaaagaagctgCACTCATTGCCCCCGCTAAAGCGGTTACCCGAAAGTGTTCTTTTAACATGCTGGGGTTTTTGAGAACAACTGTAAGTACCGCTGGTTCGTTGGTCTCAATCCAGAAGGAACTGTTCTAACCATATCCTTGTCCTATACTACAGTTACGGCAAAgtcctttttttttgattatttatatttatttagTACAGTGTTAATTGGTATTGAACCATTTTCGAAGGAGATATGCTAATCAGTAAACAAGTCACAAAAAACTTACTATATCAGCACAGCTTTCGATTTGTCCATCATGACGTTTCCAGAGTTTTCGGGATTTGGTGGACTCCAAGCTAGATTGtattttattcaacaatggAGAAGGAGTTTGCGGGTCTTTGCAATTGTGCTGTAGTTTTGTCACTACATAATTCACCCATACCAAATTTGTCTTTGGATGGAACAATGGCCAGCTGTCTACGGTCATAGATTGTCTGAGCCATTGAAGCACTGTGTTGTAATCCTTACggaattcaaagaataacGGATGGTCGAGTCTTGTAAACAATACCTGCGATCCATATTTTACCCTGGACAATTTGTAATCCACCAGTGTTATATTTTTAGAAGAGTCGATCAAAACGTGATCCAATGTCAACAGCCTATGTTCGAATTGGAACTTCGTTTCAGCTACGTATAGGATTCTTATGCATTGAGTGATTATATCCTTAATTTCTGTGACACTGAATTTCCGATGTTCATTTGATATGAGTTGATTCAAACTTTTCCCGTGGTTTTTCATGTGGTATACCAAAAACAAAGTTTGATCATCTTCCCTTCTGATAATTTTAACATCCAGTACGTTGACAAAACCTGGTGTTCCGTTCATGAGCATGGTCAATTGCAATTCTTGTAGCCTCATCTGTCTTGTCATTTTGCACTCTCTGTCATCGTTGTCCAAAGGAACGATTTTATAAATGGTATAATCATTGGAATCAATATAGATGTAATGATCCAATTGTCTTAGATGCGGTGAATTGGTAAAAGGTAGAATCTCTTTCACAGTGCATAAATCCAGCATTTGCTGCAACACAGAttcatcatattcatcAGTTTCCGCAATAATGACGGAGCCTCCCAATATATTACTATTGATAGAGATCAAGGAGCTTGAATGTCTTAGTTTGGTCCTAATCTTATCTCTGGAAACTTGATCAGGGATTGGCAATGAGATCTGTGGGGCCGACGAATCGTTGGATGCTATACTGGAATTTCTTCTGCTAtgcaatttcttcaaagatggATGCGAACTTTTCtgcttcaaagaagaatgcGAGCTTTTGTGctgcaaagaagaatgtgatcttcttgatttcaaatcttgaGTTGGCTCTGATTGGCCCATCATAGAGTTTTGGAAGATCGATTTTCTAAGATCTGAAAGAGATGATTTGTTACGCATTGATATATTGGAGTCTTGCATGAAACGGGAATCCTGTGGGCAATcctgttttcttttccaaaacTTCCACCTAGTACCCATAGATGAGTTACTTTGTTGCGAAAACATACTCATGTTATCCATAGATGGTGACATTGGTATTGTGCTAAATCTTTGTTCGCGTTTGTTGTTCTGATTAATTGGTTTTAATGGAATCCTAGCAGAAGGAGTGGGTTGTGCCTTAGCAGAAACAGTAAAAGAACTAGCCAACGTTGTGGATTGTCCTCTCTTATGAGCCAACATGACCCCTGAATTTTCTTTATCCTCATCTTTCAACGCTATCTTGTTAAACATTGATCTCAGTGACGCACCGGTGCTGGATCGTTTTAATttgtttgttgaagattgTTTGCTCAGTGACTGTACACTGGACCTTTTCGAAGAAGATTCGGTGCTAACAACGGATAACcgtttgtttgattttgtaTCGCTAACAAATGATAAAGTAGACCACCTTTTTTTACTGGAACTATTAGTTGAAATAAAGGACCACCGCTTCTTCTCATCCTTATGTGGTCTAATGTTACCAGCACTATTACCGTTACTTGTTGCAAGTGGTGGTTCGATGCCGGAAGTTGATGCTACGCTAACTGAGTCCCCTTTCCCTGTCTCTTCTTGGCCAGTTGTTATGGAAGCATGCTCTAAAGTTGGTGCAACGGCTGCACTTTGTGAAACGCGTTCAGTGTCTACATCAGCCACAAACCCAATGTTACTCTCATGGAATGAATCGACAGATGAATTGTAATCGTCCTCATGGTCAGAAACTTCAAGGGCAATGAATCGTTTCGCAGATTCTCCAATGCTATACTCATCGAATGAAGTCTCAAAATCCATTCTTGCTACCTCAACTACCATCGTCCTGTCCCTCGATTACACACTGTAGCAGTACTCTACCTGTTTATATCAAACAACAAATCCTTAAATGATGCAGATCTATAGTTCTATCTTGGCTGACCCTACAAAATCCTTGCATATATATCTCAGAGAATTTTGAGACTTCGAAAGATTACAACTAAATTAATTTCTTGGGAAAGCTGCTTTGTTCCTGTTTGTTGTGGTTTCCCGGTTTGTTTGGTAAACAAAGcgaaaaaataaaaaggaaCACACTTCGGATTTTTCGTGAAGTCTGAGTCACGTGGTATAATCACGTGACGTTATGTCTTATTGTTCCGGCAAAAGACTCAAATCTGGAACGTCTCATCATGTATCCGTACGAAGGCagcgatgatgatgatgatgattaACATAAGGTTCAATGGATAATAAACGGTTTGTTCCGTTCAGTTGAGTCAGTGAGCTTCTAAAGATAGTGGTTATATACTAATGGCTAGTGACAGTGATAGCGATAGTGATTTCGGTGATTTCGGTGAAGGTACAGTCactattgaagaaactgcACCTTCTACCAATAAAGATGAACATACTAAAGAAGGTACAGCAGATGCCAATGCAGAGAGTGAACCCCAACAAGCATTTACTGCCGTTGAAGTGTTATTCGATTGTATGAGGAAGATATTGGCAGCTAAGGAAAGAGGTATTGAAATACGAGATAAGAACGTTCTCTTCCAAGaccttttgaagaatgaaaagacTAGGAAAGTGTACGATGCCCTATTTCCGAACGGCAAGCCGCTTCCGCCTGTTCAATGGCGTAGAGAACCACTTCAGAAGCTTCTAAGACAGACTTTGAACATTGACGAGccacaagaagaagaagtagaggaaaaagaagagtatGTAATACAGGACTTATTATACTTGAAGCTAGAGGAAGACCAAGATCAGAAATCCTTAGAACAATTGGGATATAAGAAACTCAATGCAGAAGGTGTACCAGATGCAGATTTGTCGCAGCTTCTCTCTTATCAAGACTTTCAAACTATCCCTGGAAATGAATTGCCGGTGATTCATGATCAATTAATAGATGCCATTGAGACTGTATTGCTTGATTTGGAAAGTTTACAGAATGAAGAACAGGAACTATTAAAGGATAAGGCCACATATGAGGAATTGATTACAAATTTGGTAGGTCATACTCAAAGAATACGAAGAGAGGAAATTGCAGAATACCAGAGAAAGCACAAATCCAAATctaaaaagaaattttaaCGATAACTATCTTCCTGATGTTATTTACTTCTTTGAGAAATGTTAGGAATTGTATATATCTATATCtgtaatatatatatgtttaACTTTATCAACGAAGGCGTTATCCTTTAATTTAGTTGTATGATTTGTTATTTGTTTTCAGTTTACAGAAAGACCAAGTGAAATGCCTATACTCTTAGTTCTAATTCTGGTTTCTTCACTAATCTCTTTTTCACTCCACTTTGTAAGTTTCTGTCAAATTTGGCAGCTTCGCCATGATCTCTGCCTAAGGAATCTGGAGATTTCAGCTTGTAAATTCTGACCAACAAGATTTCAGAAGTGAatacttcttcaaagtaGTCAAGAGGGCCAACTTCATTGTTAGTGATCTTTTGGTTACGGGTTCTATCATGACCTACACCATTTGGATATATAGATGGGAAATCATGGTACGATAGCTTGTACATTAAGCTATCTTTCATTGTCTTTGTGGCGTCGGCATCAACACGGTATTCACCTCTGCCTGTGAAGAAATTACGCTCTTTCACTTCATCTGGCCAAATGCCTTCAGAGATTCTGACCATCCATAAGAATTTATTAAGATCGTCACCACTATACCCTAGAGCACCACCGAACACAACCAACACATAATCAACGTCATGAGCCTTCAAAATTTCGTAAGCTTTCTCTTCTGGAGACGACATTGCCTTACCAACAATAGCAATGTGGGTGTTATTCCAAGTGTTATTATCAACTAGAGTGGTTCTATCAGCCATACCACCGATTTGATAACCATAATCCCACCAAGCTGCAACTTTGGCATCTTCAGCAGTATTCATACGTAGCCAGTAATATGCTTCTCTAAAGTCGTCAATTAAAGCAACCGATCCGTCTGGATTTTGAGATGGCATGACCACAGATGGGGAAGAGTAGAAGTTGGATGTCACGTAAGTACAGTGATAAACAAAGAGGAATAAGTACATCAAAAAGGTGGATGATACAACGGCCTTAGCAGTAATGTCAAACCAACGCGCTTTAGAAGACGGTTCATAATCCACAACCAATTCAGCTTCATAgtcatcatcttcttgttctaaATCAgatgtttcctttttctcCTTATCGAGTTTAACTGACTTCACGTCTTTGGGAGATTTGGTAGAAAGTGCGACAGAGAAATCCAAATAAATGTCAAATAGTTTAGAAATTGCAATCGCACCAGTGACACAGATAATCGGAGTCAATGTCAACATTAATCTGATCATCACACCAGCGAAGTATGAGCATAAAACAGAGTAAGCCAGTACGAATACATGTTCATCCTTTAGTTCTaggaacaacaagaagacACCAGCTGGGAACAAccaaatcaaaaattggttatcaaagaaaaaggagGGCCATGCAGGAGGCTGGTGTTCAGACACAGATGCAATGATAGGTATATGAATTTTGGCATAATTAGTGTCCCATAGAGAGTAGAATCTACCTGTCCATGGTGCAATGTAACCCATGTAAGTTAAAAAGAACAGGCCTGAAATACCAATAGAAATAATCAATCCTAATGAAATGAACATAACAACCTTGAATCTTTCACCTGAAACTTGAGATTTGATGTAGTCACCTAGTGCAACAATTTGGATTAAACCAAAAACACCCAATGCAGCCATGTGATCGTTAGATCTAATTGGCAAAAATCCCACGAAAGGAATTTGCATTGAAGCTAAAGTACCAATTGCGTACCATGTAGTATAAGCAGAATATAGTTTCGATTGGTAGCGTCCcatcaagatcaaaatgaaaacatgTAGTGGTATTAAGTTTGTAATAAATACGTAACCACCCCAGGCTGATACCATGTAGAAGTAGAACAAAGCTGCTAACATGGAGTACAATATAGAACCTGTCTTCTGAGCTTTGATCCAGAACATAAACGTTACCATTAGTAAGGTGATGGCAATGGCTTCATTGTCGTAAGAACCGGCCACAGATCTAGAAATGTACCCAGGGGCAATTGCCATAAAAGCTGCTGCTAATAACCCTGCACTagaatctttcaattctttagTAAACTCGTACGTGGCCCAAGCGGTGAATCCTGAGAATGCAGGTGCGAACAACACACAAATGTTACGAATATCAATTGGCAAACCAATCTTACGAAGTATATGCCAAATTGCACCAGAAGTTGTCATCAAACCAGGATACAAAGTACCACCGGTAACTCTGCCGAGGGGATACCATGTCCTATCGTCAAACCAGTTCAAAAACTCATAAAATGAATGACTGACTAGATATTTGGTGGCTCTGAAATTAAACCATGGATCGAACTCGTGGATAATAGACTCAAATCTAATCACTGAGAACAAACGTGAAGAGATTGCCACACCAAAGATAGCAATAAAGATTAGGGCCTTGAGTACTGTTTGGAAACCCTCCAATGCTAGAAGCGTGGATTGTTTCATACTGTAAACAAAGTTCCCACtatttatatattttgATTGGAATGTTCTCAATCAACTCTCCGTCTGCGTTTCAAAACACTCTTCTATTTCTTAGGTTCGTTGCAACTCTGTTCTTAAACCAATACGTTGTCATTTACCGAGCCATCTTTAATATTTCTCTGcagttttattttgttttattttggGCCAATATTGCAGGGACAGATCGCTTTAACGTGGCAGGAAATGAAAAACTATGGGGTGTCTAGGTGTAAAACAACCACTTCATGAGTATACATGTCAATATGTTTActatctatatatatatatatatatctgaGTGTATGATTCAGTACATTAGCTCTGGACAATACTTCTCAGCTGTTCTGTTTGTTTCAGCAAAGAATCTAAGTACGAATCCTCAATTTCCTCGAGACTTTGTCCTAATTCATCTGCCATCTCGGTCAATGAATCATGTAAGAGCTTCAAGTACTCGTAATTGGGTCCGCTAGGCCCCAGGTTATGTGATATCACTTTTGCAGTGACATTAATATCCTCTGGGCCGATGAAGGCCTCGTTATCCGAAGTTCCAATGTAAACCAGCGAATCTAAAATATGTTTGCCCGTTGTTTCATGGACGGGAAGTTTATGTAATAGTGCTTGTAACTCCAGTGGCTCGCTTTTTGGGGGTTGCAAATGTATGAAAATTCTATGCGCAGTATATCCGTTCTTTTCACGCACGTCTAGATGTTCCGTCACGAATTGAGCATGTTCTGGTGGGATATAATAAGCTACTGCTAAAAGTTTTAAGTCATCCTGTTTGGCTACGACCTTAGAATTCCAGGTTCGCAgatccttttcaaattcagcATTATTCGTGATACCATCAAATGGGATCAAAGTCGCAACTCTACCTGGTGAATCTGGTGTACCCCTATGGTCTATACTCGATTGccaaaatcttcttttgaaccCATATACAATTCCGTTGACTTTATATTTCCAGTGAGGTGGAGGTTTGTAAATTAAAGACCCATATCCAACCACCCAAATCCCTTCTGAGCCCTTAGTCATACCTTTTAAAATCACTTAGATACGTGGTCGTGCTGACGCTTTGTGAGGGTGCTATCTTATTCTCTTTATTGTAGCTAGGTGTCACTGAGGTCTGACTAAATTCTTTCCGAACCGAATATTTTTGTATGTCCCACATGACTGATGGATAAGGAAGGAAAAGATCTTGAGAAAGGTATAAAAGGTTGTTTACAATAAATAGAGGCATTGATGACTTGAATGCATTATATACTATTACAAAATTAAGTAGGCGTGCTAGAATGAAGAATTCACAATGACATCTTCGCCAAACCAATAGCAGAATCGCGGGGTTTAGCACCACCAATGAATCCTGCAGCGTGAATAAAGACACAGCCTGATAAGCCACTCTTTTCACTTAGCTCTTCATCTCTTAAGCCACGTAGTGGCTCTGGTAGACCCTTACGGAAATCGAAGGAGGTTGAAGTTATTGGGACCGTAGAAACTCTGTAAGAACCAGATGTATCTGGGAAAATAACGAACTCTATGGTATTTTCGATATTCATTTCACGTTCCACTTGGAATAAATGTTCTTTCCATGGGCAGAATTCAGCCAATTCAATAATCTTACCACTTGCATCAATGTTAAATCTGTTCTTGACAGCATCGATGACTAGAGTCTTGGCTGGCAACCACGAGTTGATGTACCCACTGacaagatcaaagaacaCAGTACCGATGTAACCAGAAGCCTTTAAAAATTGGTTGTAGTAAGTCTCGTCAGAACTCTCTTTATTCCATTCTGGATTGAATCTGCTGATGATACTTGGCAAAGTGATTGCCTTGGCACTGAATCTTGGCTCAACATCGGTATCGAATTGGTCGATACCGTTATCGTTGGCATCCAAACTTTCGATAAACTGGCTGTAGACTCTATCGTATAGCAATTCAACTTGATCTTCATTCAACCCAGGACCAAGTTCTTTAATTATCTCCTTACCGAAATGCTTATAAACCAAACCCGCACTGGATAGCTTGGTCTTATACTTGTCATTGAAAGTCTCCGAGAAGCCtctttgatgatgatcGAAAAACTTGACACCGTTATCGTATTTACCaccaacatcaacaacaatatCGCTAGCTTCCCAGTCTTCTGGGTTTCTAGATCTGACTATCTTGCTGTCTTTCCATTGTGGTAACAGACGTAGCATGTACACGGCCAATGCTTCATCAGCATGGAATGAACCAGAATGGGTACAAATTTGTTTCAAGGACATTtttgctttcttcaatggttGTGAGACACTCATATAAGCTCAATGTTACTTAAAGTAATATCAATGATACTGTAAAATTATTATTTGAGGCAGAGAAATCTCCAAAGGATAATACTTCTTGTTCCATCCCAGTCCATCTCatttcatctcatcgcatcttTTTGGATTTCATTCTCAGTATTCTTCCAAATACtgacaaaagaaatatgaaaagaGATGGGCCATGCGACACTGTAGAGCCAGAGAGTTTGCATACTGGATCCTGATTCCGGATTGCATTGAATAATTCGCACACTGCGACGGCTACCAGACGGGCATTCACACTATTCATGCCGGTGGATTGCTATATATAGCACATAAATATCGAATCGTTTTTATTATCACGTGTATGATCCGGGTAATAGAATTTCGATATTCTGTTCTGCTTTGGACAATTAATGCTGGTATgatttggaacaattgtAAGTATGAATGCCAGACAATAAGATGAGAAGATGGACGGGAAGCAAGACAAGGATAACGAACAGCGATAGTCCCAGTTGGTACAATCAAAATGAGATGGAGACTACCATTCAAGTATACCCGCGCACAACTTGAAGTGTTCAGATTCGGGTTCTGTCTTTTGGCACCTGTTGCTGTGATGTACTATATCGGTACAG
This window encodes:
- the STT3 gene encoding dolichyl-diphosphooligosaccharide--protein glycosyltransferase subunit STT3 (similar to uniprot|P39007 Saccharomyces cerevisiae YGL022W STT3 Subunit of the oligosaccharyltransferase complex of the ER lumen) codes for the protein MKQSTLLALEGFQTVLKALIFIAIFGVAISSRLFSVIRFESIIHEFDPWFNFRATKYLVSHSFYEFLNWFDDRTWYPLGRVTGGTLYPGLMTTSGAIWHILRKIGLPIDIRNICVLFAPAFSGFTAWATYEFTKELKDSSAGLLAAAFMAIAPGYISRSVAGSYDNEAIAITLLMVTFMFWIKAQKTGSILYSMLAALFYFYMVSAWGGYVFITNLIPLHVFILILMGRYQSKLYSAYTTWYAIGTLASMQIPFVGFLPIRSNDHMAALGVFGLIQIVALGDYIKSQVSGERFKVVMFISLGLIISIGISGLFFLTYMGYIAPWTGRFYSLWDTNYAKIHIPIIASVSEHQPPAWPSFFFDNQFLIWLFPAGVFLLFLELKDEHVFVLAYSVLCSYFAGVMIRLMLTLTPIICVTGAIAISKLFDIYLDFSVALSTKSPKDVKSVKLDKEKKETSDLEQEDDDYEAELVVDYEPSSKARWFDITAKAVVSSTFLMYLFLFVYHCTYVTSNFYSSPSVVMPSQNPDGSVALIDDFREAYYWLRMNTAEDAKVAAWWDYGYQIGGMADRTTLVDNNTWNNTHIAIVGKAMSSPEEKAYEILKAHDVDYVLVVFGGALGYSGDDLNKFLWMVRISEGIWPDEVKERNFFTGRGEYRVDADATKTMKDSLMYKLSYHDFPSIYPNGVGHDRTRNQKITNNEVGPLDYFEEVFTSEILLVRIYKLKSPDSLGRDHGEAAKFDRNLQSGVKKRLVKKPELELRV
- the LAA2 gene encoding Laa2p (weakly similar to uniprot|P32788 Saccharomyces cerevisiae YBL010C); translation: MASDSDSDSDFGDFGEGTVTIEETAPSTNKDEHTKEGTADANAESEPQQAFTAVEVLFDCMRKILAAKERGIEIRDKNVLFQDLLKNEKTRKVYDALFPNGKPLPPVQWRREPLQKLLRQTLNIDEPQEEEVEEKEEYVIQDLLYLKLEEDQDQKSLEQLGYKKLNAEGVPDADLSQLLSYQDFQTIPGNELPVIHDQLIDAIETVLLDLESLQNEEQELLKDKATYEELITNLVGHTQRIRREEIAEYQRKHKSKSKKKF
- a CDS encoding uncharacterized protein (no similarity), whose protein sequence is MDASAFEIDSGLTGIPSEDTAVGVSGGRVTNEESGKRLSGHDQQNGSMHHHNQTNGSIASKNDRRFIARDWFNINSDRDCELMQIFIDQLNSSNHVNYSKAYLLFKERTGFPFSDPKHMRKRMDQIVYTFKTQGEMLPENVKQIISEYNTALEAAKQRDSSNRKRLSLMEPLEIDDGNITGNSSDEDSHAMVSNSNKIGIRNNSLSSSSHFYHHNHHNPQQQRIHNDLHRLSSSNLIRKRKFSGTSSPTDDITNKTLNKINENVEKLTKMLESHDALLKKVVRYLDIQHSRTDDTESTQSDQNDGSNNAAAAAAAAAAAVSAASNVLNLNPSLSVPDIDPNHDPNVYSNGHVNQR
- the RTS3 gene encoding Rts3p (some similarities with YGR161c, uniprot|Q7ZA12 Saccharomyces cerevisiae Hypothetical ORF, RTS3 SGDID:S0003393); its protein translation is MNMNRPQLSTELSENKFLGLKKPDQKGMRPQDTIAVVTDSESEDDFRKKPFFRVPSPGKTAKRTKRGSQSSAYSTPPSPGSFHPPHHSGRRLSSEEIINQMEKEQDAMVMRLLKEIDLLREENVRLRRSLNQLSSNLHNSDVSMSLDPVSASRPNSSSSSSLSQLQLSSQQQSTSGLLGVGMGNITGTSSAANSRRPSSSSQLLDNLTPELQRKRNSVTKNEIDFMEGYSPTLRTGSTMLTPNLSTGIESLPRRASSIMCGSRRRRSSGRPMEESDTMSLSPSSVSKIPKRAGSPTTSVTVAR
- the ALK1 gene encoding protein kinase ALK1 (similar to uniprot|Q752T1 Ashbya gossypii AFR492W AFR492Wp and weakly similar to YGL021W uniprot|P43633 Saccharomyces cerevisiae YGL021W ALK1 leucine zipper (putative) membrane protein (putative) and YBL009W uniprot|P32789 Saccharomyces cerevisiae YBL009W haspin), with the protein product MVVEVARMDFETSFDEYSIGESAKRFIALEVSDHEDDYNSSVDSFHESNIGFVADVDTERVSQSAAVAPTLEHASITTGQEETGKGDSVSVASTSGIEPPLATSNGNSAGNIRPHKDEKKRWSFISTNSSSKKRWSTLSFVSDTKSNKRLSVVSTESSSKRSSVQSLSKQSSTNKLKRSSTGASLRSMFNKIALKDEDKENSGVMLAHKRGQSTTLASSFTVSAKAQPTPSARIPLKPINQNNKREQRFSTIPMSPSMDNMSMFSQQSNSSMGTRWKFWKRKQDCPQDSRFMQDSNISMRNKSSLSDLRKSIFQNSMMGQSEPTQDLKSRRSHSSLQHKSSHSSLKQKSSHPSLKKLHSRRNSSIASNDSSAPQISLPIPDQVSRDKIRTKLRHSSSLISINSNILGGSVIIAETDEYDESVLQQMLDLCTVKEILPFTNSPHLRQLDHYIYIDSNDYTIYKIVPLDNDDRECKMTRQMRLQELQLTMLMNGTPGFVNVLDVKIIRREDDQTLFLVYHMKNHGKSLNQLISNEHRKFSVTEIKDIITQCIRILYVAETKFQFEHRLLTLDHVLIDSSKNITLVDYKLSRVKYGSQVLFTRLDHPLFFEFRKDYNTVLQWLRQSMTVDSWPLFHPKTNLVWVNYVVTKLQHNCKDPQTPSPLLNKIQSSLESTKSRKLWKRHDGQIESCADIVSFL